The following are from one region of the Stanieria sp. NIES-3757 genome:
- a CDS encoding Two component Transcriptional regulator, Winged helix family, giving the protein MNEIMHVLFIEDELKIANFVQIGLKEQGFVVDYCDDGDLGYLKAMNNEYDAIVLDIMLPGKDGLFILKHLRREGKNVPVILLTARNELDDRLEGLNLGADDYIAKPFFVEELVARLHAVVRRSVGERQNLLSVGLLTLDRITREVTCEEQIVELTTREFNLLEYLMRSPGRVFTRTQILEHVWGYDFNPNTNVVDVCIQRIRKKIDRFNDSSWIESVRGVGYRFRNPES; this is encoded by the coding sequence ATGAATGAGATTATGCACGTCCTGTTCATAGAAGACGAGTTAAAAATTGCCAACTTTGTCCAAATTGGTTTAAAAGAACAGGGATTTGTAGTTGATTATTGCGATGATGGCGATCTGGGTTATCTCAAAGCCATGAATAACGAATATGATGCGATCGTGCTAGATATTATGCTTCCTGGTAAGGATGGACTATTTATTCTCAAACATTTACGGCGAGAAGGAAAAAACGTTCCCGTGATTTTGTTAACCGCTCGTAACGAGTTAGATGACCGCCTAGAAGGGTTAAACTTAGGGGCAGATGACTATATTGCCAAACCTTTTTTTGTCGAAGAATTAGTAGCTCGTCTTCATGCCGTAGTACGTCGTAGCGTTGGCGAACGTCAAAATTTACTTTCCGTTGGTTTGCTTACCCTAGATCGCATTACCAGAGAGGTTACTTGTGAGGAACAAATTGTCGAACTAACCACCCGCGAGTTTAATTTATTAGAATACTTAATGCGATCGCCTGGAAGGGTTTTTACTCGCACCCAAATCTTAGAACACGTTTGGGGTTATGATTTTAATCCTAATACTAATGTAGTGGATGTCTGTATTCAAAGAATTCGGAAAAAGATTGATCGCTTTAATGATTCTAGTTGGATTGAAAGTGTGCGAGGAGTAGGTTATCGTTTTCGTAACCCAGAATCTTGA
- a CDS encoding integral membrane sensor signal transduction histidine kinase, which produces MKIRSFRLRIALLAATLAGSSLIGFGLIAWRLIYIAKVSRLEAKLEYLVKRTVRPRPQDFWQSFENSLPGELEAHLDTPIVVLVIGADGKIIYQSQKFATPFNLRRLLPPILPFASAFPSNQKPISKNFLAKKTLSSSDIGIVPDPRMLYKRTTTGNWQIGVVSSIYAQGAIAVSVEAINEEMKVIRHIFLVVISGTLLLVAGGAWLLSNTALSSINKLTFAIQQIKVTGLEYRVPIGTVDVEFVELIEVFNQMLERLERSFQQASRFSGDAAHELKTPLAILQGELERMMQQVELGSDLQQNLSHLLDEVNRLNGIIRKLLLLSLADAGQMRLHKVEVNLAKILAVMVEDLELLAPDLNIQTDFPKELWVLGDRDLLSQVLQNLIANAIKYNLPNGWIRLEGYQSEKMIQITITNSSQDIPPTERDRIFDRFYRGDPARTRKIEGIGLGLSLSREIAKAHQGELTLDQTTVNQTAFTLKLPSRNNRRY; this is translated from the coding sequence GTGAAAATCCGTTCTTTTCGATTACGAATTGCTTTGTTAGCTGCTACTTTAGCTGGGAGTAGTTTAATTGGGTTTGGATTAATTGCTTGGAGACTGATTTACATCGCTAAGGTTAGTCGTTTAGAAGCAAAACTAGAATATTTAGTCAAACGTACCGTTCGTCCTAGACCCCAGGATTTTTGGCAATCTTTTGAAAATTCTTTACCTGGAGAACTAGAAGCTCATCTTGATACACCAATTGTAGTCTTGGTGATTGGTGCAGATGGCAAAATCATTTATCAATCTCAGAAATTTGCGACTCCTTTTAATTTACGTAGACTTTTACCACCAATTCTTCCTTTTGCTTCTGCATTCCCCTCAAATCAAAAACCAATTTCCAAAAACTTCTTGGCTAAGAAAACTCTATCTAGTTCAGATATTGGTATAGTTCCTGACCCTCGAATGCTTTACAAAAGAACGACTACGGGCAATTGGCAGATTGGAGTAGTAAGTTCGATCTATGCTCAAGGCGCGATCGCAGTTAGTGTAGAAGCAATTAATGAAGAGATGAAGGTAATTCGTCATATTTTCTTGGTTGTCATTTCAGGAACACTGTTATTAGTGGCTGGTGGTGCTTGGTTATTATCTAATACTGCGCTTTCCTCGATTAATAAATTAACCTTTGCTATTCAACAAATAAAGGTAACTGGGCTTGAATATCGAGTTCCGATAGGTACAGTGGATGTTGAATTTGTCGAACTAATTGAGGTATTTAACCAAATGTTAGAACGGCTAGAACGCAGTTTTCAACAAGCTTCACGTTTCAGTGGCGATGCAGCACACGAGTTAAAAACACCTCTGGCAATTCTGCAAGGTGAACTAGAAAGAATGATGCAGCAAGTTGAATTAGGGTCAGATTTACAACAAAATTTGAGTCATTTACTCGATGAAGTTAATCGTCTCAATGGCATCATCCGAAAACTCTTATTACTATCCCTGGCTGATGCTGGACAAATGAGATTGCACAAAGTTGAGGTAAATCTAGCAAAAATATTAGCTGTAATGGTCGAAGATTTAGAATTACTAGCACCCGATTTAAATATTCAAACAGATTTTCCTAAAGAATTATGGGTTTTGGGCGATCGCGATTTACTGTCTCAAGTGTTGCAAAACCTCATCGCCAATGCCATTAAATACAATCTCCCCAACGGTTGGATCCGTCTTGAAGGTTATCAAAGCGAGAAAATGATCCAGATAACTATTACCAACTCTTCTCAAGATATTCCCCCAACAGAACGCGATCGCATTTTTGACCGTTTTTATCGTGGAGATCCTGCCCGAACTCGTAAAATAGAAGGAATAGGTTTAGGACTCAGCTTATCACGGGAAATCGCTAAAGCACATCAAGGAGAACTAACTCTCGATCAAACGACCGTTAATCAAACTGCCTTTACTCTAAAATTACCAAGTAGAAATAACAGACGTTACTGA
- a CDS encoding filamentous haemagglutinin outer membrane protein, with the protein MNKNLSPWFQASFLTCLSLLIDYPVTAQSISSDGTLPTPTEVTPTATGVEINGGTTRGENLFHSFKDFSVLSGSEAFFNNAPDVVNILNRVTGGNISSIDGLLRANGSANLFLINPAGIILGENTSLNIGGSFYGSTADSILFPDGVEFSATNTQAEPLLTIKAPIGLSFRNNPSDIVGKDIGTTSLGSFAPGVEQNLALVGGDISLKNTTIGLAGGKITIGGLTSEGIVGINNDGSLNFPQDVLLANITLTDALLFLETLNKENNVGNIEIKGNNISLNNSVIASVNSLENGGDAGNIVIDTNFLSLANNSFIGSATFGEGNTGSVIIQDAEKVILDFSIIRTFTEENGIGNSGDIVIKADEFALTGDSLLDSSTFGQGDAGNINIEVGDIELDFATINSQVGQNAVGNGGDINISTTGSFLLTGDSFLSTRTFGLGSAGNVNIETADSLALDSSGNFTGSLSIFSFVRENARGDAGDINIQAGSLALTDGAQINASTFGEGNAGSIKINASGTITVDGEGSDGFSSGIFSNVRSTGVGNAGGIDIATSNLTLTNGGQINAGTFGEGSAGNINLDVNDAVTLSNNGEIFGNVGSGALGEGGTVNINAGSLSIADEASSIRTSTFGLGSAGNVILNVDETINISGGNIFSNVEAGGVGDGGNVTINAGSLYLTDGGQIRTSVLQDGGEIPGGRGNAGNVLINVDGDVILSGVNQDGFSSGIVSFLGTGTIGSAGDISISANSLTLENSGRINSSTFGEGNAGNISLQVADSLTVTDSSQITSAVVGFERGNGGDIDITANSLSLTNGGAINAFVFEGGEGNGGSIEINALDIDISGVDTEGLPSGLFANTQPEAEGDAGSIQVTASDFRIADGATVTTDSQGLGDGGNLLIQAEILMAQ; encoded by the coding sequence ATGAATAAAAACCTATCGCCTTGGTTTCAGGCTAGTTTTTTAACCTGCCTCTCTTTATTGATTGACTATCCCGTTACAGCACAATCAATAAGTTCTGATGGTACACTTCCCACCCCTACAGAAGTAACTCCGACAGCTACAGGAGTCGAAATCAATGGAGGAACAACCAGAGGAGAAAATTTATTTCATAGTTTCAAGGATTTTTCTGTACTGAGTGGTAGTGAAGCTTTTTTTAATAATGCACCCGATGTAGTTAATATTCTCAATCGCGTTACAGGGGGTAATATTTCTTCAATTGATGGGTTATTAAGAGCAAATGGTAGTGCAAATTTATTTTTAATCAACCCTGCGGGAATTATTTTGGGTGAAAATACTTCTTTGAATATCGGCGGTTCTTTTTATGGTTCTACTGCCGATAGTATTCTATTTCCCGATGGAGTAGAGTTTAGTGCAACGAATACGCAAGCAGAACCTCTTTTAACCATTAAAGCACCGATTGGATTGAGTTTTCGCAATAATCCAAGTGATATTGTGGGTAAAGATATTGGAACTACAAGTTTAGGCTCTTTTGCTCCTGGAGTTGAACAGAACTTAGCTTTGGTCGGTGGAGATATATCTCTAAAAAATACTACTATAGGTTTGGCTGGAGGAAAGATCACAATAGGAGGATTAACTTCAGAGGGTATAGTTGGAATAAATAACGATGGTAGTCTAAATTTTCCTCAAGATGTACTACTAGCTAATATTACACTGACTGATGCTTTATTATTTCTTGAAACATTAAATAAAGAAAACAATGTTGGAAATATTGAAATTAAAGGTAACAATATTTCTTTAAACAATAGTGTAATTGCCAGTGTTAACAGTTTAGAAAATGGGGGTGACGCTGGAAATATTGTTATAGATACCAATTTTCTTAGTTTAGCTAACAATTCTTTTATTGGCTCTGCTACTTTTGGAGAAGGAAATACTGGTAGTGTAATAATTCAAGATGCTGAAAAGGTTATTCTCGATTTCAGTATTATTCGTACTTTCACAGAAGAAAATGGAATTGGAAATTCTGGTGATATTGTAATTAAAGCCGATGAATTTGCTTTAACTGGTGACTCTCTTTTAGATAGTAGTACATTTGGTCAGGGAGATGCTGGTAACATCAACATTGAAGTTGGAGATATCGAGCTTGACTTTGCAACAATCAATAGTCAAGTAGGGCAAAATGCTGTAGGTAATGGTGGTGATATTAATATCTCAACAACTGGAAGCTTTTTATTAACTGGTGATTCTTTCTTATCAACTAGAACTTTTGGTCTAGGAAGTGCAGGTAATGTAAATATTGAGACTGCTGATTCATTAGCTCTTGATTCTAGTGGTAATTTTACTGGTAGTTTGAGTATTTTTAGCTTTGTAAGAGAAAATGCAAGAGGAGATGCTGGTGATATTAACATTCAAGCTGGCTCGCTTGCTTTAACTGATGGAGCGCAAATTAATGCTAGTACTTTTGGCGAAGGCAATGCAGGGTCAATTAAGATTAATGCTTCTGGCACTATTACTGTTGATGGTGAAGGGAGCGATGGATTCAGCAGTGGCATTTTTAGCAATGTAAGAAGTACAGGAGTGGGCAATGCCGGTGGGATAGATATTGCTACGAGCAATCTGACTTTAACTAATGGGGGTCAAATTAATGCTGGTACTTTTGGCGAAGGAAGTGCGGGCAATATTAATCTCGATGTCAATGATGCGGTCACACTAAGCAATAATGGCGAGATTTTTGGTAATGTTGGCAGTGGTGCGTTAGGAGAAGGAGGTACAGTTAATATTAACGCTGGTTCACTCTCAATTGCTGATGAAGCTAGTTCCATTAGGACTTCTACTTTTGGTCTAGGAAGTGCAGGTAATGTTATCTTGAATGTCGATGAAACAATAAATATTTCTGGTGGAAATATTTTTAGCAATGTTGAAGCAGGTGGAGTAGGAGATGGTGGCAACGTTACTATTAATGCTGGTTCTCTATATTTAACCGATGGGGGACAAATAAGAACTTCAGTTCTACAAGACGGGGGAGAAATACCTGGTGGAAGAGGTAACGCAGGAAATGTTCTCATTAATGTCGATGGAGATGTCATCCTTTCTGGAGTAAACCAAGACGGCTTTAGCAGTGGGATTGTTAGCTTTTTAGGAACTGGAACAATAGGAAGTGCAGGAGATATATCAATTTCAGCCAATTCTTTGACTCTAGAAAATAGCGGAAGAATAAATAGTAGTACTTTTGGCGAAGGAAATGCAGGCAATATATCGCTACAAGTGGCAGATTCTCTTACGGTAACTGATTCTAGTCAGATTACTAGCGCAGTAGTAGGATTTGAAAGAGGAAATGGAGGAGATATTGACATTACAGCTAACTCACTTTCTCTAACAAATGGTGGCGCAATCAATGCTTTTGTTTTTGAAGGCGGAGAAGGAAATGGAGGTAGTATTGAAATTAATGCTTTAGATATAGATATCTCTGGAGTAGATACGGAAGGATTACCTAGCGGTTTATTTGCCAACACCCAACCAGAAGCTGAGGGAGATGCAGGTAGTATTCAAGTAACCGCTTCAGATTTTCGTATTGCTGATGGTGCAACCGTAACAACAGATAGTCAAGGTTTAGGGGATGGCGGTAATTTATTGATTCAGGCAGAAATCCTGATGGCACAGTAA
- a CDS encoding HTH transcriptional regulator, which translates to MTLTINPSDYAQLLAKYQPKVIETEAENDRAIELAQELEHKANRSLEEDAILELLVTLIEKFEYENYPIPEGTPHSMLLHLMESNNIKQENLVGVIGSRGVVSEVVNGKRSISKAQAKALAEFFSVDVGLFL; encoded by the coding sequence ATGACCCTTACTATTAACCCTTCAGACTACGCTCAATTACTAGCTAAATATCAACCCAAAGTGATAGAAACTGAGGCAGAGAATGACCGCGCTATTGAATTAGCACAGGAATTAGAACACAAAGCCAATCGCAGTTTGGAAGAAGATGCGATTCTCGAATTATTAGTTACCTTAATCGAAAAATTTGAATACGAAAATTATCCTATTCCCGAAGGCACACCCCATTCTATGCTGCTACATCTAATGGAATCCAATAATATCAAGCAGGAAAATTTAGTCGGGGTAATTGGTTCGAGAGGTGTTGTATCTGAAGTAGTCAATGGTAAACGCTCTATTAGCAAAGCCCAGGCGAAAGCTTTAGCTGAGTTTTTCTCAGTTGATGTGGGATTGTTTCTTTAA
- a CDS encoding putative transcriptional regulator gives MSGHHSFSKLTAEFTSERREEIANRASKLKTEMALNELRQAFQLSQSELASKLNVKQPAISRLEQRTDMYVSHLRQIIEAMGGQLDIVARFPDGEVKITNFDFTNSSSNNSAS, from the coding sequence TTGAGCGGACATCATTCTTTTTCTAAATTAACGGCTGAATTTACTTCCGAACGCCGAGAAGAAATAGCTAATAGAGCATCAAAATTGAAAACAGAAATGGCTTTGAACGAATTACGTCAAGCATTTCAACTTTCTCAATCTGAATTAGCTTCAAAGCTCAACGTCAAACAACCAGCGATTTCTCGTCTCGAACAACGTACTGATATGTATGTTTCTCACCTACGTCAAATTATTGAGGCAATGGGAGGTCAATTAGATATAGTAGCCCGTTTTCCTGATGGTGAAGTCAAAATTACCAACTTTGATTTTACTAATTCTTCTTCAAATAATTCTGCTTCGTAA
- the cysQ gene encoding ammonium transport protein — MNINQSEKLAEILKLARSVGWGAADILSSYYHGGDKEDQLDVNEDKKDGPVTTADLEANHYILNKLQAELGTEEFGYLSEETFDVKKAEPIANDWVWIIDPLDGTRDFIDKTGEYCLHIALAYQGRPVIAIVAIPEAGKLYYASKNNGTFVETRDGQITPIKVSDRSTPEELYLIVSRSHRDERFQKLIDALPLKGKKYMGSVGGKISTILEQESDVYISLSGKSAAKDWDFAAPELILTEAGGKFTYETGEPVYYNQGDVKKWGCLIATNGHCHELLCEKAAAIIKQIDSE; from the coding sequence TTGAACATCAACCAATCCGAAAAGCTAGCAGAAATCCTTAAACTAGCTCGTTCCGTAGGCTGGGGTGCTGCTGATATTCTCAGTTCCTATTATCATGGCGGTGATAAAGAAGACCAACTTGATGTTAACGAAGACAAAAAAGACGGCCCAGTAACTACTGCTGATTTAGAAGCCAATCACTACATTTTAAACAAATTACAAGCCGAATTAGGAACAGAAGAGTTTGGCTATCTTTCTGAAGAAACTTTTGATGTTAAAAAAGCCGAACCTATAGCTAATGATTGGGTTTGGATTATCGATCCTCTCGATGGCACCAGAGACTTTATCGATAAAACTGGAGAATATTGCTTACATATTGCTTTAGCTTATCAAGGTCGTCCAGTCATTGCGATTGTGGCAATACCCGAAGCAGGAAAATTATATTATGCTTCTAAAAATAATGGTACTTTTGTCGAAACTCGCGATGGTCAAATTACTCCGATTAAAGTAAGCGATCGCTCTACCCCCGAAGAGTTATATTTAATCGTTAGTCGTTCTCATCGTGACGAACGTTTTCAAAAATTAATCGATGCCTTACCTCTAAAAGGTAAAAAATACATGGGTAGTGTCGGCGGTAAAATCTCCACCATTCTCGAACAAGAATCTGATGTTTATATCTCCCTGTCTGGCAAGTCTGCTGCTAAAGATTGGGATTTTGCTGCACCAGAATTGATTCTTACCGAAGCTGGTGGCAAGTTTACCTATGAAACTGGTGAACCCGTTTATTACAACCAAGGCGATGTGAAAAAATGGGGTTGTCTCATAGCAACTAATGGTCATTGTCACGAGCTTTTATGTGAAAAAGCTGCTGCGATTATCAAGCAAATTGATAGCGAATAA
- a CDS encoding glycosyl transferase, group 1, protein MKILFLHPNFPAQFRHLAAALAQDKNNQVVFGTNRREGQIAGVYKAIYEKSRTARAETHHYVRPLENAVLEGQAVYRLAQNLKEQGFVPDLVYGHSGWGPTLFVKDIFPKSTFICYFEWFYNAHGSDADFDPSEPLNADDEARIRVKNAPILIDLVSCDRGLSPTYWQRKQFPTEFHQKIKVLHDGINTNYFQPQPDAKLVLPRINLDLSTVDEVVTYVARGMEPYRGFPQLIETISILQQRRPQCHFVIVGNDRVAYGRTLPNGKTYKEEMLAKFPLDLNRVHFTNLIPYEEYLQVLQASSVHIYLTRPFVLSWSMLEALATGCLVVASNTAPVTEVIKDGVNGLLVDFFSPDAIANRVEEVLDHRDRMAQVRIKARETILEKYDLAKLLPAHLQWLSS, encoded by the coding sequence ATGAAAATTTTATTTTTACATCCTAATTTTCCTGCTCAGTTTCGTCATTTAGCTGCTGCTTTAGCGCAAGATAAAAATAATCAAGTTGTGTTTGGAACAAATCGCCGTGAAGGACAAATTGCTGGAGTTTATAAAGCAATTTATGAAAAATCTCGTACAGCAAGAGCAGAAACTCATCATTATGTCCGACCGTTAGAAAATGCAGTTTTAGAAGGTCAAGCCGTTTATCGATTAGCACAAAACTTAAAAGAGCAAGGTTTTGTTCCCGATTTAGTCTATGGTCATTCTGGTTGGGGTCCTACTTTATTTGTTAAAGATATTTTTCCTAAAAGCACTTTTATTTGTTATTTTGAATGGTTTTATAATGCTCATGGTTCGGATGCAGATTTCGATCCTAGTGAACCCCTTAACGCTGATGATGAAGCCAGAATAAGAGTTAAAAACGCACCAATTTTAATTGATTTAGTTAGTTGCGATCGCGGTTTGTCTCCAACTTATTGGCAAAGAAAACAATTTCCGACCGAATTTCACCAAAAAATTAAAGTTTTGCATGACGGTATTAACACTAATTATTTCCAACCCCAACCCGATGCCAAATTAGTTTTACCCCGAATCAATTTAGATTTATCAACTGTAGACGAAGTTGTCACCTATGTAGCTAGAGGGATGGAACCTTATCGGGGTTTTCCCCAATTAATTGAAACTATTTCGATCTTGCAACAAAGAAGACCCCAGTGTCATTTTGTAATTGTCGGAAATGATCGAGTAGCTTACGGAAGAACCCTTCCTAATGGTAAAACTTACAAAGAAGAGATGCTAGCAAAATTTCCCCTCGATCTAAATCGAGTACATTTTACCAATCTAATTCCCTATGAAGAATATCTTCAGGTATTGCAAGCATCCTCGGTGCATATTTATTTAACTCGTCCTTTTGTCTTATCTTGGTCGATGTTAGAAGCTTTAGCTACAGGATGTTTAGTAGTTGCTTCCAATACTGCACCAGTCACAGAAGTGATTAAAGATGGAGTTAATGGTTTATTGGTAGATTTTTTCTCTCCTGACGCTATTGCTAATCGAGTTGAAGAAGTTCTCGATCATCGAGATCGAATGGCACAAGTGAGAATCAAAGCCAGAGAAACTATTTTAGAAAAATATGACCTAGCTAAGTTATTACCAGCACATCTGCAATGGTTATCTTCTTAA
- a CDS encoding component of NDH complex translates to MPGKIKKGALVRAVKENLENSVEATASDRRFPSYLFTTKGEILEMNDEYALVKFYVPTPNIWLRLDQLELAD, encoded by the coding sequence ATGCCAGGAAAAATTAAAAAAGGTGCATTAGTACGTGCGGTCAAAGAAAACTTAGAAAATAGTGTCGAAGCTACTGCAAGCGATCGCCGTTTTCCTTCTTATCTCTTTACCACTAAAGGCGAAATTCTAGAAATGAATGATGAATACGCCTTAGTAAAATTCTACGTTCCCACTCCTAATATTTGGCTGCGTCTCGATCAATTAGAACTTGCTGATTGA
- a CDS encoding transposase IS4 family protein: MNQVNLLRQTLKPLLGWHGARLSFLALFIIALLRVKTVNLVELATVFRNHAKTDSNFKRLQRFFRDFDLDYSVIAQVIVRMMDIPQPWVLSTDRTEWSFGKTRFNILMLGIVHNGVAYPLVWEMLDKKGNSNGNDRMDLVDRFYQIFPDAQIAYLTGDREFVGKQWLTYLLIEPIISFRFRIRKSDRICDGKKALRASIIFANLKPGQTQILSGRRWVWGRSVYVSALRLEDGELLIVVSPDSSQTAISDYAKRWGIETLFGMFKTRGFCLESTHFTDLERLSKLLALMSLTLCWAIKIGDWLHQHQPIKIKKHGRLTKSIFRHGLDYLRSIVTDLDLKHDDFCHSLQFLSCT, from the coding sequence ATGAATCAGGTTAACTTACTTCGACAAACTCTGAAACCGCTTTTAGGATGGCATGGCGCACGACTAAGTTTCTTGGCATTGTTTATCATTGCCTTACTGAGAGTTAAAACAGTAAATTTGGTAGAGCTAGCTACAGTATTTCGCAATCATGCGAAGACGGACTCTAATTTCAAGCGATTACAACGCTTTTTTCGGGATTTTGACTTAGATTATTCGGTAATTGCTCAAGTAATAGTTAGAATGATGGATATTCCGCAACCGTGGGTTTTGAGTACAGACCGAACGGAGTGGTCTTTTGGAAAAACTCGCTTCAATATTCTCATGCTAGGAATAGTACACAACGGCGTTGCATACCCTTTAGTTTGGGAAATGCTCGACAAGAAAGGTAATTCCAACGGTAATGACAGAATGGATTTAGTAGATCGTTTCTATCAAATCTTCCCTGATGCTCAGATAGCTTATCTGACTGGAGATCGAGAGTTTGTTGGAAAACAATGGTTGACTTACCTTTTAATCGAACCAATTATTTCTTTTCGATTCAGAATCCGAAAAAGTGATCGCATTTGTGATGGCAAAAAAGCTCTTAGAGCTTCGATTATCTTTGCTAACCTCAAGCCAGGTCAAACGCAGATTTTATCTGGTCGCCGATGGGTCTGGGGGCGTTCTGTTTATGTTTCTGCTTTACGTCTGGAAGATGGAGAATTACTCATTGTTGTTTCTCCTGACTCCTCTCAAACAGCCATTTCTGACTACGCCAAGCGATGGGGAATCGAAACCTTATTTGGGATGTTCAAGACTAGGGGATTTTGCCTTGAATCTACTCACTTTACCGATTTGGAGAGATTGAGCAAGCTTTTAGCTTTAATGTCTCTAACTTTATGTTGGGCAATTAAAATAGGTGATTGGTTACATCAACATCAACCAATCAAAATTAAAAAGCATGGCAGATTAACTAAAAGCATTTTTCGTCACGGTCTAGATTATTTACGTTCGATTGTTACCGATTTAGATTTAAAACATGATGATTTTTGCCACTCTCTACAATTTTTGTCCTGTACTTAG
- a CDS encoding putative transposase: MFSLDALFCDVDDFCVEFEPQWRTKLLHHQGIKRIRAKSLCLSEIMTILTKYRTKIVESGKNHHVLNLNR, from the coding sequence ATGTTTAGTTTAGACGCTTTGTTTTGTGATGTGGATGATTTTTGTGTTGAATTCGAGCCTCAATGGAGAACAAAATTGTTACATCATCAAGGCATTAAACGAATTAGAGCTAAAAGTCTTTGTTTAAGCGAGATAATGACGATTTTAACTAAGTACAGGACAAAAATTGTAGAGAGTGGCAAAAATCATCATGTTTTAAATCTAAATCGGTAA
- a CDS encoding beta-lactamase domain protein — protein MATLKQRRSANVDGDFYVDATCIDCDTCRWLAPEVFNRQGEQSAVYHQPEQAEERFKAMQALLSCPTSSIGTVEKPKDIKSVQESLPSLIEDNVYYCGYHSEASFGAASYLIQRPEGNILIDSPRFAPPLVKKLEAMGGVRYMYLTHQDDVADHHKFHEHFGCERILHQDDLTSDTKDVEIQLSGLEPIEFAPDILILPVPGHSQGHTVLLYRNKFLFTGDHLAWSPYLNHLYAFRRYCWYSWTEQIKSMEKLTNYSFEWILPGHGRRYHGDQETVHAQMQQCVAWMKQQ, from the coding sequence ATGGCTACATTAAAACAAAGGCGATCGGCAAATGTCGATGGAGATTTTTACGTTGATGCTACTTGCATTGACTGTGATACCTGTCGTTGGCTGGCACCAGAAGTATTTAATCGCCAAGGAGAACAATCGGCAGTCTATCATCAACCAGAGCAAGCAGAAGAAAGATTCAAAGCGATGCAAGCCTTGCTTTCTTGCCCCACCAGTTCGATTGGTACGGTAGAAAAACCAAAAGATATTAAAAGCGTACAGGAAAGTTTACCCAGCCTGATCGAAGATAATGTTTATTACTGTGGATATCATTCTGAAGCTTCGTTTGGGGCAGCTAGCTATCTAATTCAAAGACCAGAAGGTAACATTTTAATTGATTCTCCTCGTTTTGCTCCACCTTTAGTCAAAAAATTAGAAGCGATGGGAGGAGTTAGATATATGTATTTAACTCATCAAGATGATGTTGCCGATCATCACAAATTTCACGAGCATTTTGGATGTGAGCGCATTCTACATCAAGACGATCTTACTTCTGACACTAAAGATGTAGAAATTCAACTTTCTGGACTTGAACCGATTGAATTTGCGCCCGATATCTTAATTCTTCCCGTTCCTGGTCATTCTCAAGGGCATACTGTTCTGCTTTACCGCAATAAATTTTTGTTTACAGGAGATCATCTAGCTTGGTCGCCTTATCTTAATCATCTTTATGCTTTTCGTCGTTATTGCTGGTATTCCTGGACAGAACAAATCAAATCAATGGAAAAACTCACTAATTATTCCTTTGAATGGATTTTACCAGGGCATGGTCGTCGCTATCATGGCGATCAAGAAACAGTTCACGCTCAAATGCAACAATGTGTGGCTTGGATGAAACAGCAATAG